One Nicotiana sylvestris chromosome 12, ASM39365v2, whole genome shotgun sequence genomic window carries:
- the LOC104249983 gene encoding uncharacterized protein, translating into MEKSSKNEFMYVYISLYAFIRGFDHYRPIVVVDESHLKSYYTGTFVSASTLDGAGHILPLAYGVIDSENDAAWTWFFEQFKIAYGKFKKSHAKLSEIYFSMAKAYTQTEFDSLMEKVEKVDIRVKEYLELAGYEKWARLYAPVNMGWTMTSNIAESINATLVSARELPIYDFLEEVRKMFGRWNCNNRKEATQTYKTLGKKYQEMLELNETMSTHMTAELPVIFYEYLLELVNNIDEYSCSKKVEYKCIQMQTVDQYTVVPSTEYLHTVNDGGRNYTVCLLERKCVCGRFQIDELSCPHAWAVLKSKFLMPEEYCSSYYKPNIIVMTYDVPVYPLPDKNDWNIPEHVAEEVVLPPKWKRPPGRPKKKRDKNLSELLLPKNQHSCSICGQGGHNKRTCRNAPREYNMLNIVEYKLIIQFNSIDFGGIHCNTVEYRSGQLVETVEFN; encoded by the exons ATGGAAAAATCGTCAAAGAATGAATTCATGTACGTGTATATATCATTGTATGCATTTATAAGGGGGTTTGATCATTATAGACCAATTGTTGTAGTGGACGAAAGTCATCTAAAATCCTATTACACCGGGACATTCGTTTCTGCAAGCACGTTGGATGGTGCAG GTCATATATTGCCACTAGCATACGGTGTTATTGATTCAGAGAACGATGCTGCTTGGAcgtggttctttgagcaattcaagatagCATACGGT AAATTCAAAAAGAGCCATGCCAAGTTGAGTGAGATATACTTCTCGATGGCAAAAGCATACACACAAACTGAATTTGATAGTCTGATGGAGAAGGTTGAGAAGGTAGATATTAGGGTGAAAGAATACTTAGAGTTAGCTGGTTACGAAAAGTGGGCTAGGTTGTATGCACCTGTTAACATGGGATGGACAATGACGTCAAATATCGCTGAGTCAATCAATGCAACACTAGTTTCAGCAAGGGAATTGCcaatatatgacttcctcgaagAAGTTAGGAAGATGTTTGGTCGTTGGAATTGTAATAACCGTAAAGAAGCTACTCAGACATACAAGACGCTTGGGAAAAAATACCAGGAAATGCTGGAGTTGAATGAGACCATGTCTACCCATATGACT GCAGAACTACCCGTTATTTTTTATGAATATTTGCTTGAACTAGTAAATAATATAGATGAATACAG TTGCTCAAAAAAGGTTGAATACAAATGCATACAAATGCAGACTGTAGATCAATACACa GTGGTACCCTCAACTGAATACTTACATACTGTTAACGATGGTGGGAGGAATTACACAGTCTGCCTGCTCGAGAGAAAATGTGTTTGTGGGAGGTTCCAAATTGATGAATTGTCATGCCCACATGCCTGGGCTGTATTGAAGAGCAAGTTTTTAATGCCTGAAGAATATTGCTCTAGCTATTACAAGCCAAATATAATTGTAATGACATACGATGTGCCAGTGTACCCGCTACCGGACAAAAATGACTGGAATATACCAGAGCATGTTGCAGAGGAGGTTGTACTACCACCCAAATGGAAAAGACCTCCTGGAAGGCCAAAGAAGAAGCGCGACAAAAATTTAAGTGAATTGCTGTTGCCGAAAAATCAACATTCATGTAGCATATGTGGGCAGGGAGGACATAACAAACGAACTTGTAGGAATGCTCCAC